The following proteins are encoded in a genomic region of Salinibacter grassmerensis:
- the trpE gene encoding anthranilate synthase component I codes for MTYDDFRTRVDTARADGLSRLVVPVHARRSADLLTPVSAYLALREDSPFSFLFESVEGGEKLARYSFLGRDPYRILTGQEFGATVEVDERRTPSPEADLPTPTGSIFEVLDAYLDRYEEVELPDLPRLRGGAVGYLGYDAVRLVEDLPDAPPDDLGLPDAVWCFYDTVAAFDHVRHQLVLMANVFVDEETDLRAAFENAQTRLADLEADLKRPSDPPAPVEWTREELASNIEQPAFEDAVRTAKDHIQKGDIFQVVLSQRFATSFDGDRFNLYRALRQVNPSPYLFYLDLDDLALVGSSPEVLVRAEDGTAEVLPIAGTRPRGDDEDEDEALADELLNDNKERAEHLMLVDLGRNDLGRVCQYATVEVDRYAYVERYSHVMHIVSSVKGALAPDQSSMDALAACFPAGTVSGAPKVRAMEIIDDLEPSRRGVYAGAVGYVDFSGTLDTCITIRTMVVADETAYVQAGAGIVADSDPSREYEETRDKAAALRQALRVASEGLL; via the coding sequence ATGACCTACGACGACTTTCGCACACGTGTAGACACGGCCCGGGCCGACGGCTTGTCGCGTCTCGTGGTGCCGGTACACGCCCGCCGGAGTGCCGATCTGCTCACGCCAGTCTCGGCGTACCTCGCCCTCCGAGAGGACTCCCCATTCAGCTTTCTCTTCGAAAGCGTGGAGGGTGGGGAGAAGTTGGCGCGCTATTCTTTCCTGGGGCGTGATCCGTACCGCATTCTGACGGGCCAGGAGTTTGGGGCGACGGTCGAGGTGGACGAGCGCCGCACACCTTCCCCCGAGGCCGATCTTCCCACCCCCACCGGCTCCATCTTTGAGGTGCTGGATGCCTATCTAGACCGGTACGAGGAGGTCGAACTGCCGGACCTTCCCCGGCTGCGCGGGGGGGCCGTTGGCTACCTCGGATACGACGCCGTGCGTCTCGTGGAGGACCTTCCGGACGCTCCCCCTGATGACCTCGGCCTCCCCGACGCGGTGTGGTGCTTCTACGATACCGTCGCGGCCTTCGACCACGTCCGTCACCAACTCGTGCTAATGGCGAACGTGTTCGTCGACGAGGAGACGGACCTGCGGGCCGCGTTCGAAAACGCCCAGACCCGCCTCGCCGACCTGGAGGCGGACCTCAAGCGCCCGTCCGATCCCCCGGCCCCCGTCGAGTGGACGCGCGAGGAACTTGCCTCCAACATCGAGCAGCCCGCCTTCGAAGACGCCGTCCGCACGGCCAAGGATCACATCCAGAAGGGCGACATCTTCCAGGTCGTCCTGTCGCAGCGCTTTGCGACCTCCTTCGACGGCGACCGCTTCAACCTGTACCGTGCCCTGCGGCAGGTCAACCCGTCGCCCTACCTTTTTTACCTCGACCTCGACGACCTTGCGCTCGTGGGCTCGTCGCCGGAGGTGCTGGTGCGGGCCGAGGACGGCACCGCCGAGGTCTTGCCCATTGCGGGGACGCGGCCACGGGGCGACGACGAGGACGAAGACGAAGCCCTCGCCGACGAGTTGCTCAACGACAACAAAGAGCGCGCCGAGCACCTGATGCTCGTCGACCTCGGCCGCAATGACCTCGGCCGCGTGTGCCAGTACGCCACCGTGGAGGTCGACCGGTACGCCTACGTCGAACGGTACTCCCACGTCATGCACATCGTGTCGTCGGTGAAGGGCGCGCTCGCCCCCGACCAGAGCTCCATGGATGCCCTGGCGGCCTGCTTCCCGGCCGGGACGGTCAGCGGCGCGCCCAAGGTGCGGGCGATGGAAATCATCGACGACCTGGAGCCCTCCCGGCGCGGGGTGTACGCCGGGGCCGTCGGCTACGTCGATTTCTCCGGCACCCTCGACACCTGCATCACCATCCGCACCATGGTCGTGGCCGACGAGACGGCGTATGTGCAGGCCGGGGCGGGCATCGTTGCGGACAGCGATCCCAGCCGCGAGTACGAGGAGACCCGGGACAAAGCCGCTGCCCTCCGCCAGGCCCTGCGCGTGGCCTCGGAAGGATTGTTGTGA
- a CDS encoding vitamin K epoxide reductase family protein has product MPLVQVLRERLRGYRPRLEAMVFGLSLLGILDVVHLLIQQERSFADGCLGGSAFGAGPSMFDCAAVTTGAGSTLLGVPNTIWGLAFYGMVGVLTIAVFWVVPRIRKWVHGARLGALTGGIAYSVYLAYLQIGPLDTLCLLCLGSSLITTFLFAGQVALLASSPTLPPDSMSSRLAKRQVALFAYLIAAAAVLVGADLVYFDETSAAAPQARSASGSAASAQCELDDSKTPLQDQGSSLVGFQDITEGSNESGVTVVEYFDPNCPHCKDFHQVMKRVVDAHRDEVRFVYKPFPLRRSSLPEIQALYVAAQSDKFAEMLEAQYARQGPGGIGMGDLRTIAEEIDLDPGVLSERVEQNEYRDQVLQQRKRAVKVGVDSTPTVLINGHFVESRTQECLNTFIEQAKDGTLGGTASG; this is encoded by the coding sequence ATGCCTCTGGTGCAGGTCCTCCGCGAGCGGTTGCGAGGATACCGTCCACGCCTGGAGGCCATGGTCTTCGGGCTCTCCCTGTTGGGGATTCTCGACGTCGTGCATCTCTTAATCCAGCAGGAAAGATCCTTCGCGGATGGATGCCTCGGGGGCTCGGCGTTTGGAGCGGGTCCATCCATGTTCGATTGCGCGGCGGTCACCACCGGGGCGGGAAGTACTCTTCTAGGAGTCCCCAACACAATCTGGGGGCTCGCATTCTATGGAATGGTCGGTGTGCTCACCATCGCTGTCTTCTGGGTTGTGCCGAGGATCCGGAAGTGGGTCCATGGGGCCCGACTCGGTGCCCTCACGGGCGGGATTGCGTACTCGGTGTACCTTGCGTACCTCCAGATCGGCCCCCTGGACACCCTGTGCCTGCTGTGTCTGGGCTCGTCCCTAATTACGACCTTCCTGTTTGCGGGACAGGTTGCCCTGCTTGCTTCCTCACCAACACTCCCCCCTGATTCTATGTCGTCTCGACTCGCAAAACGGCAGGTTGCCCTCTTCGCCTACCTTATCGCCGCCGCGGCCGTCCTCGTCGGGGCGGACCTCGTTTACTTCGACGAGACGAGCGCAGCGGCCCCACAAGCCCGCTCCGCGTCCGGATCGGCCGCGTCGGCCCAGTGCGAGCTCGATGACTCGAAGACGCCACTTCAGGACCAGGGCTCCTCACTGGTTGGCTTTCAAGATATCACCGAGGGCAGCAACGAGTCCGGCGTGACGGTTGTCGAGTACTTTGACCCAAACTGTCCGCACTGCAAGGACTTCCATCAGGTCATGAAGCGGGTGGTGGATGCCCACCGCGACGAGGTGCGGTTTGTCTACAAGCCGTTCCCACTCCGTCGCTCGTCGCTCCCAGAGATCCAGGCCCTGTACGTAGCGGCCCAGTCCGATAAGTTCGCCGAAATGCTGGAGGCGCAGTATGCTCGCCAGGGGCCGGGCGGCATTGGGATGGGGGATCTTCGCACCATCGCGGAAGAGATTGACCTTGATCCCGGTGTGCTGAGCGAACGGGTGGAGCAGAATGAGTACCGGGATCAGGTTCTCCAGCAGCGAAAGCGGGCCGTGAAGGTTGGGGTCGACAGCACCCCGACTGTGCTGATCAACGGGCACTTTGTGGAGTCCCGCACGCAGGAGTGCCTGAACACCTTCATCGAACAGGCGAAAGACGGAACCCTCGGCGGCACAGCGTCCGGATGA
- a CDS encoding cupin domain-containing protein, translating into MAVPDALADVLRAPDVQAHWFADDGTFPNNETLPALVVKKGIRHDVEDCAQVFERLFRRHDWHGAWRNGIYAYPHYHSTAHEVLGVASGTARVQLGGPEGDTFNVTSGDALVLPAGVAHKNLGADRDFLVVGAYPAACPDWDLKRGRPGERPDADRNIEQVPRPRLDPLYGADGPLPDHWGAVT; encoded by the coding sequence ATGGCAGTTCCAGACGCTCTTGCCGACGTACTCCGGGCCCCCGATGTGCAGGCCCATTGGTTCGCCGACGACGGCACGTTCCCCAACAACGAGACCCTCCCGGCGCTGGTCGTAAAGAAGGGAATTCGGCACGACGTTGAGGATTGCGCCCAGGTCTTCGAACGTCTTTTCCGGCGACACGACTGGCACGGCGCCTGGCGCAACGGGATCTACGCGTACCCCCACTACCACAGCACGGCGCACGAGGTGCTGGGAGTGGCGTCGGGGACGGCCCGTGTGCAACTGGGCGGTCCCGAAGGGGACACATTCAACGTGACGTCCGGAGATGCGCTGGTGTTGCCGGCCGGGGTGGCACACAAGAACCTCGGTGCCGACCGCGACTTTCTCGTCGTTGGGGCCTATCCGGCGGCCTGTCCGGATTGGGACCTGAAGCGGGGCCGTCCCGGCGAGCGCCCCGATGCCGATCGCAATATCGAACAGGTCCCCCGTCCGCGCCTCGATCCCCTGTACGGGGCCGACGGCCCGCTCCCCGACCACTGGGGGGCGGTCACATAG